From a region of the Gloeocapsa sp. DLM2.Bin57 genome:
- a CDS encoding site-2 protease family protein produces MEHGLLLILLGLLSYYIVHNSAKKYQTTTPVWLLWLVTMIPALVWTGWLLIFGNDKPLPTWLVIAPFFVSPLLYGWLVQLGRVKPQVKTKPQPPQETQPVALESESPPQETTIKPISPKEETALRNCFPWGVYYLQNIDYRPQAILCRGKLKTLPEEAYQTIKYNVEKVFGDRFLLLFQESLSGQPFFALVPNVWAQKQDKSSESLDNPSLALGLLFITLFTTTVIGVEFSGISPAEFQNNPSLLLRGLPYSLSLIAILGVHELSHYFTATYYKIKVTLPYFIPIPFFLGTVGAFIRMQTPAPHRKALFDTAISGPIGGFLVTVPLLLWGLTQSETIDTATAMNLRENSDSLEFFTTLDPRFSLLMSFLAKIALGNQLQSGVYLNLHPVAIAGLIGLLVTAFNLIPVGQLDGGQIIHAMLGQNQGIVVGQITRLLMFILAIVQPPLIQPIFLIWGIMLLLMPVTSHPALNDVTELDNKRDIMGLLSLLLLLLILLPLPKGLGF; encoded by the coding sequence ATGGAACATGGGTTACTGTTAATCTTACTAGGGTTACTTAGTTATTATATTGTGCATAACAGCGCCAAAAAATACCAAACTACAACTCCTGTGTGGCTATTATGGTTAGTAACTATGATACCTGCTTTAGTTTGGACAGGTTGGCTATTAATTTTTGGCAACGATAAACCTCTACCTACCTGGTTAGTAATTGCACCTTTTTTCGTTTCCCCCCTACTTTACGGTTGGTTAGTACAATTAGGACGTGTTAAACCCCAAGTAAAAACTAAACCCCAACCTCCACAAGAAACTCAACCAGTTGCTTTAGAGAGTGAATCTCCACCCCAAGAAACAACAATTAAACCTATTTCCCCCAAGGAAGAAACGGCTTTACGCAACTGTTTTCCCTGGGGAGTTTATTATTTACAAAATATCGATTATCGTCCTCAAGCGATTCTCTGTCGAGGTAAGCTAAAAACTCTACCAGAAGAAGCTTATCAAACGATTAAATATAACGTTGAGAAAGTGTTCGGCGATCGCTTTTTACTTTTATTTCAAGAGAGTCTCTCGGGACAGCCATTTTTTGCCTTAGTTCCGAACGTTTGGGCGCAAAAACAAGATAAAAGTAGCGAATCTCTAGATAATCCTTCACTAGCTTTGGGTTTACTGTTTATAACTCTATTTACCACTACAGTTATTGGCGTAGAATTTAGTGGGATAAGTCCAGCGGAATTTCAAAATAACCCCTCATTACTATTAAGAGGGTTACCCTATAGTCTTAGTCTAATCGCAATCTTAGGTGTTCACGAACTGAGTCATTATTTTACAGCTACTTATTACAAAATCAAGGTAACTTTACCCTATTTTATCCCTATTCCCTTTTTCTTGGGGACTGTAGGAGCTTTTATACGTATGCAAACACCTGCACCCCATCGTAAAGCTTTGTTTGATACAGCGATATCAGGACCAATTGGTGGTTTTTTAGTTACTGTACCCCTCTTACTTTGGGGATTAACTCAGTCTGAGACGATTGATACAGCAACAGCGATGAATTTACGAGAAAATTCTGACTCTTTAGAATTCTTTACTACCTTAGACCCTCGTTTTTCCCTATTAATGTCTTTTCTTGCTAAAATAGCTCTAGGAAATCAGTTACAATCTGGAGTCTATCTCAATTTACATCCAGTAGCGATCGCAGGTTTAATTGGTTTATTAGTCACAGCTTTTAATCTTATTCCTGTAGGACAATTAGATGGTGGTCAAATCATCCACGCGATGTTAGGACAAAATCAAGGTATAGTAGTGGGACAAATAACGCGATTATTGATGTTCATCCTAGCTATAGTACAACCACCTTTAATTCAACCAATCTTTCTGATTTGGGGGATTATGTTATTATTAATGCCAGTTA
- the hemJ gene encoding protoporphyrinogen oxidase HemJ → MSYYWFKAFHLIGVVVWFAGLFYLVRLFVYHAEAATQPEPAQSILKTQYELMEKRLYNIITTPGMIVTVAMAIGLISVEPEIMKSGWLHIKLTFVALLLIYHFYCGRIMRKLAKGECQWSGQQFRALNEAPTVLLVVIVLLAVFKNSLPLDATTWLIVALVIAMAASIQLYAKKRRLDQEKLTQIKQQ, encoded by the coding sequence ATGTCATATTATTGGTTTAAAGCATTTCACTTAATCGGTGTGGTGGTTTGGTTTGCGGGTTTATTTTATCTAGTGCGTTTGTTTGTCTATCATGCTGAAGCTGCAACACAACCTGAACCCGCCCAAAGTATCTTAAAAACTCAATATGAACTAATGGAAAAGCGTCTGTATAATATCATCACCACTCCAGGAATGATTGTTACAGTAGCTATGGCTATTGGTTTAATTTCTGTAGAGCCTGAAATTATGAAGTCTGGTTGGCTACATATTAAATTGACTTTTGTGGCTCTACTATTAATTTATCATTTCTACTGTGGTAGAATCATGAGGAAATTAGCTAAGGGTGAATGTCAGTGGAGTGGTCAACAATTCCGCGCTCTTAATGAAGCCCCTACTGTATTATTAGTAGTTATTGTCCTGTTAGCTGTCTTTAAAAATTCTTTACCTCTAGACGCGACTACCTGGTTAATAGTTGCTTTGGTTATCGCTATGGCGGCTTCTATTCAACTCTACGCTAAAAAACGTCGTTTAGACCAGGAAAAATTGACCCAAATTAAACAACAGTAA
- a CDS encoding DUF1817 domain-containing protein produces MTISITINTQQLQNLDLSPVTDKIEPLLAQGAIASVEQQLNFVIDYPREESDPREVSEIPEVRLWFIRLDSCYPWLPFCLDWKSGELPRYVAMLVPHEFNRTEGIQYNPEALAIFITQKSFILADWLKKQQINPKSRLKSFAQIFGYDLEDSFLDSIF; encoded by the coding sequence ATGACTATTTCTATAACCATTAATACTCAACAACTGCAAAATTTAGATCTATCTCCAGTCACAGACAAGATTGAACCATTATTAGCACAAGGGGCGATCGCTTCAGTTGAACAACAGTTAAATTTTGTGATTGACTACCCTAGAGAAGAAAGTGATCCTCGGGAAGTTTCAGAAATCCCTGAAGTTAGACTCTGGTTTATTCGTTTAGATAGCTGTTACCCTTGGTTACCTTTTTGTTTAGATTGGAAATCCGGAGAACTTCCCCGTTACGTGGCGATGTTAGTTCCCCATGAATTTAATCGCACTGAAGGAATTCAATACAACCCCGAAGCTTTAGCGATATTTATTACCCAAAAAAGCTTTATTCTCGCCGATTGGCTCAAAAAACAGCAAATTAACCCTAAGTCTCGTCTTAAATCTTTTGCCCAAATTTTTGGTTATGACCTAGAAGATAGTTTTTTAGATAGCATCTTCTAA
- a CDS encoding ferredoxin--nitrite reductase, with amino-acid sequence MQIGDRVRVVTSVIVYHHPEHRKQPFDLKGMEGEIVEIITEYEGRPISANLPLLVQFQPRFKAHFRETELELIS; translated from the coding sequence ATGCAGATAGGCGATCGCGTGCGTGTAGTCACATCAGTTATTGTTTATCATCATCCTGAACATCGAAAACAACCTTTTGATCTTAAGGGTATGGAGGGAGAAATAGTTGAGATCATCACTGAATACGAAGGGAGACCAATTAGTGCTAATCTACCCCTCTTAGTTCAGTTTCAACCGAGATTTAAAGCTCATTTTCGCGAAACGGAACTAGAATT